The genomic stretch gaaagtctataaatactcctcaaccctcattgaggaaaggatccaaaaagataacctaaacacctcataatctggtaatattttccttatctctctacaatatatatacttcgccaagtaacacacaacttaatccctttaagtttactgacttgagcgtcggagtgagtacgcccggccaaagccgagccctcagtttgttcattgtttcaggagagaccgaaaggagaattcaatcaaagacgtcattctacaaccaaatactccgtattacttttagttaaatattttatatgttatcttttaaatactttgaagttaaatatcaaaaaataatatttgagaaagttcaacctattatatttacaggtaataaactcttaaacatcattatatatagttgtttaacaaaacaaaaggtgcaaatttctcttagatatgtttgacacatatcacatgcaagacacaatcaaaacatttggaTAAGTTGAGGTTGAAttctatatgtttgatagataactgtcacatgttatacataaaaaattaaaaattacataaaattatgttcacatcattgtgaataaatattaattgatttgagacataaagtatcgtgaaatgatataatttgagaacttattgttgtattattcgaataaattttattttgattaatatgatatttcaccagtcacaaatttatttataaaacgttgatcatgcataattaattatcacttattagttttaattaaaactcttatgtattttattttaaaacattgaagttaaacctaaaaatattaaatttgagaaaaaattatttataaCAGAAAATATCAAAGGTtatatgaattatataatttttcttcaattataatcataaaatattaaaataggtCGCGCGAATACTACCTAATATTAATGTAAAACTGTCTTACCCAAGACTAACTCAATTTTACACGATAGAAATTTCACTTGCTCTTTAAACACTGTTAAAAATCCAATTAACATACTCCCAAGTCCCAAATAAGCCGCAATTGACTCTTTTGGTAAGTTTCCAAATCTCCGACTTCGCtaatttcctaaaacctaaaccGATTAAAATTTCCGTAATCTAATTGACTAATTCCTAAACTCCGTCGAACAGAATTTCCTAAACCTTTTAGAATTCCTTCCGGCTTCCACTATATAAACCCACCTCACCCCACACTTTTCTTTCATCACAACAAACTCTCTCATAAAACAGAGAACAAAAAAGaagcaaaaacaacaacaatggcggaaacaacaacaacatcaaagaAGATCATGTTAAAATCATCCGACGGCGAGGATTTCGAAGTGGACGAGATTGTGGCATTGGAATCTCAAACAATAAAACATATGATTGAAGATGAATGTGCTGACAACGCTATTCCTCTTCCTAATGTTACTGCTAAAATCTTGTCTTTGGTTATCGAGTATTGTAAGAAACATGCCGATGCCGCAGCTGCGAAGAACGCTAATacaactactactactactactactgctGATACTACTTCCGTTGGTGATGATGAGCTTAAGAAGTGGGATGCGGATTTTGTCAATGTTGACCAAAATACCCTTTATGATCTCATCTTGGTATGTTCCATCTTCACGTTTTTATCTTTTCAATGTTACTAATTGATTTGTCGATAATTCTTGTATAAAACCGTTTCTCGTGTAATATTGGCCGGTTTATCCTAACATGTTGTCTGTCAATGGTGTTATCTCAGGCTGCTAATTATCTGAACATCAAGGACTTGTTGGACTTGACCTGCCAAACAGTGGCTGACATGATCAAAGGAAAGAAACCAGAGGAAATTAGATTGACGTTTAACATTAAAAACGACTTCACcccggaagaagaagaggagattCGAAAGGAGCACCAGTGGGCCTTTGAATGATCGTCTCTCGTTTCGCTGCTGCCATGTTTTTATGGTCGGAGATTAGTTGTTGATGTCAAAGAGTTGAGAACTCAATATTTTGTTTTGTCTTAGAATTTAATTTAATGCCTAAATAATATATTTGTTAATCGGATAATTATTGGTAAGTGAtgaaataaaaagaaatacatttttataatttaattaatgttcCGTGTAataatattactccgtattattgtTCTTGTGGCTCCCTTTTACAACGAAAAGAAATTAAGGTTTGTTCAGTAAATTGTTATATTCTCTATAAAAACAGATTTTTGTTCCTTTTTAGATACATAACGATAGGGAGCAATAGCAAATATTGTAAAGAAATCCAAAATATGAGGACGGTAACAAAAATCAAAGAAGACGACGATCTATCGGCCTTGGGTATCTGTATTTGCTTCCATCAGACATGCAGAAAATTCCAGTTTCTGGTGAGGTGATAGTAAAGTTATCAGAACTTGTTCATATTTTCCGAGCAGCTGTGTTTCCCTCTTGGATACCAGTCAGGCAGTCACTTCACTACAACTCAACTAGCTTATCTTATGTCATTAGTCACCAAATTCAGTAAAACTACTGACCCTTGTTTATCAACTGACTTCTATCATTGAGTATGGAACCAGGGATTACCTCCAAGGGCGGATTCTATATTTTTTCCACAAGTATATTGTAAAGCAGGTCATTTGGTAACTTTTAACATTCATGGCACATATTCTAGCTACTTGGGATCTATTTTACACAATATTagtataaaaccg from Silene latifolia isolate original U9 population chromosome 2, ASM4854445v1, whole genome shotgun sequence encodes the following:
- the LOC141642487 gene encoding SKP1-like protein 1A → MAETTTTSKKIMLKSSDGEDFEVDEIVALESQTIKHMIEDECADNAIPLPNVTAKILSLVIEYCKKHADAAAAKNANTTTTTTTTADTTSVGDDELKKWDADFVNVDQNTLYDLILAANYLNIKDLLDLTCQTVADMIKGKKPEEIRLTFNIKNDFTPEEEEEIRKEHQWAFE